CTCGACACGCGTTTCCTGGTCGTTGATTTTGGCCACGTAGCGCGCAATCAACTGTTTGGCTTCCGAGGTTTCATTGAGTGTTTTGATGTTTTCGCGCAACCGTTCCTGGTCTTCGCCGATTTTTTCGATTTCTTCATCGGCCCGTTCAATCATTTCCTGAAGCTCTCGCCCTTTCTGGTTATTGGCGATGATTTTTTCCAGAACCGTGCGAGTGGTTTCATCCACATAACCTTTTTCAAGAAAGTATTCGAGGTTTTCACGGACCAGATCACTGAACGAATAGGAGTCCATTGTGGCTTGCTGTTCAGAAATGACAAATTCTTTGGTTTCACGTGGACCCAGTTCGAGCCGGAACCGGTTGACGGTTGGACTTTTTGACGGTGGTTCACCCATGTCTTTAGTCAAAGTCCAGCCCTGACGGATAGGGTGTTCGAGATAGACCGTTTTGGGGCGGTCAGTCTGGTTTGTGACGGTAAATTTCTTCTTTTCAACCAGATAGTAATGAATTTCAAAGGTGCCATAATATTTCCGCACCAGAAACACTGGTTTTTGTTCCGATTCGGTTTTGGTCGTGACCAGCGTACCCAAATCAAGCGCATAGACAACAAACCGGCGTTCGCCCGGCTTACAGCGGTCAATGCTGCCTTCTCCGGCATAGGCATCGCTGTCCACCACTGTCAGAATCCCGCTTTCAAGCGTCAATTTGGTAGAGTTGAGCAGTCGCACGCCGTTCATCGGGCGCTCTTTGTTGATGGCTTCGTTGTAGAGCGACACTCGCTCGCCTTCGAGTTTTTCCTGCAGAATCGGCACCAGGGCTGACCGGTCACGCCGAACCGTCACTGGTTGCGAAACTTTGTATTCAAACAAATCTCCAATTTCGTTTCCGGTTGAAGTCGAAGTGATTCCAGCTTCACCGGTAGTGATTGCTGTACTGAGGGTTGTTGTTGGGCCGGTTGAATTATTGGAGTACACATTCCCTATAGTATTCACCCCAGCTTGGATTTGAGCCAGATTCAATTGACCTTGTGAGGCTGGCGACGGCAATTCTTGAATCTGTCTTTGAGTCACGGTTGAGGTTTCTTCAGATTCTGGTGAGTCACCATCAGTCACTGAAAGATCTACCGGGTTGACATTCTGTGGGTCAAGGTGGACGTCACTGGCAATTGGAAGCACCGGGCGGTACCGGTAGAGCGGTTGCTGGAGCGGCTGAATGAATGACATCGGCGTCCCTGAAACCAGCGAGAGCGAGACGTTTTCCCAGTCTTCTTCGCTGATGTTGTCTACAATCGCCCATCCCTGGAAAAAGGGCTTTCCGCTGCTATCCATCACCACCCGATAGGAGGTTTTCCAAATCGGGGCGGCAATCGTGTAGCTTACGACCATTTCCCGCTGACCTTCACCTTCCGAAGTCACCACGATTGTTTTGGCGTCGCGGCGACGAACAGCGGAGCTTGCATCGGTAAAGGTGTTCAGATCGCGTTTGGTGCCTTCGTCGAGGAGCTTCACACTCCGGATTTCAGCCAGGTCAACACTGGTGATTTCGCCACTTTCCGAGGCAAGCACCACCATTTGGGTGATAGTCGGAGGTTTGTCTTTTTCGACCGCCGGTGTAGTGCGGCGTTCGAGGCTTAAAATGGCGCCGGTGACCGTGCGATTCGCCGTTGTCAGGCTGATTTGAGCGCCCTGCAATTGCCGGAGCACGCCGGCCAGTCCACCGCGTGGGTCATTGTTGGCGGTTTCCGGTGGCATCGAGAACGGGATTTCTCCGAGCCGGGCTGATGGTGGGGCCGAAGAATTGTAACTGATCGCGCCAATCCGACCTTTGCCTAAATCAAGCACAACCATTGATTTCAGCACATCGTCAATTTGCGATTGTTTAAACGGCAGATGGATTTCAGCATCTCCCGTGATCATCCCTCGTCGCTCAAAGTAGGCCACGCCATTGCTATAAAGAATGACCTTCCGCAACGGAAGCGACTGGCCGTGAGTGGTTTCTGCCGTCGGTTTGGCCGCCGGACGTTTTTTGGCTGGTGTTTGGGCAAATGTTTGACTGGAAATGGTCAAAAACAAGACCAGCAGGACAATACATCTTCTCTGGCACATGGTGATTTCCTCATAAAGGTATGTGTTTGACTGGGAATGATTTATAGCTAAGAGAAATTACAAATGAAGAAATTACAAATAAAGAATAAAAGCTCAATCTTCAGTTCTTAGCCCCAAGCCCCAAGCCCTGAGCCCGTTTTCTTCAGCCCGACGTCTTCAGCCCCAAGCCCTGAGCCCCGGTTTTCTCAGCCCTACAGACTGGTCCACTCGCCAGATTGAATAAATGAAGCCCAGTAAAACGGGTGCTGTCGCCTTGGATTTTTGAGCAGCTTGAGTTGGACATTGCGCAGCGCCTGGGAGCGACCTTCACCCGCTTTGAGTCGGGTGTAATAGTCCACCATCAACTCGCGTGTGCCTTGATCGGACACTGGCCAGAGGCTCATCATCTGGGCTTCGCTTCCAGCCAGAACCAGGGCGCGCCTGAGACCATACACACCGTCGCCGTTTTTCACGTCACCCAGACCGGTATCACATGCCGAAAGCACCACCAGTTTCGTCCCCCACAGATTGAGTTGGGCGGCTTCGAGGGCCGTCATCACGCCGTCATTGTCTTCTGTCCCGCCTTGATTGGCACCGGCGAAAAATAACATTGACCGGAGCAGGGGATTGGCTTGTCGTTCTTTTTCGAAATTGAAAGTGGCTTTTTCGATGTTTCGGTCCAGTTGATCAAACGAAGTCGTTTCCGACGTTTGAGGAGCATCTTCCAGAAAAGAGCCATGGGTCGCGATGTGGACCAACGCTGGCCGGTCAACCTGTTTGAAATCCTGTTCTGTCGCGTCAGTCCTCATTTTCAATCTGGCTTCGGGAAAGATGGCCTTGATCTGTTTGCCTTCAACCTGGGTGCCGATCAGTCGTGTCAATCGTCCAATGCGACGCCCCATTGTCTGAGGCCCGGCTCCGTCCTGATAATCCGGGTCGGCAATGATGAGAGGTGGTTGGTGGGGCTCAATGTTCACGGCTAATTTCAACAGGTCACGCCCACTTGTCAGGTAGGTCAACTCATAGTTTTCAATCAGAAATTTCCCATGCTCATCCATGAGGGCAGCAAATGGGATCAGGTTGAGCACCCCATCCGGCGAAATCAGCAGATGGTTGGCCTTTCCACTCAACGCCCGGACTGGTTTCATCACCAGCCGGTCCAATTCCTGGGCGATTGGCTTGATGTCCTGTGCCAGGTTTGTTTTGGGATTGCTCACCGCTTTGCGGAAGGCGCTGACCGCTTTTTCAATGTGTTTCGCATCCCCAAGGTCAGCACATTGAATGCTCCCTTTGTGATCGAACACATACACACCCAACTGAGGTGATTTGGCTCTGGATAGGTAGGGTTGATAGAAGACAAATTCAACCAAAGCGGCATCTGGAGGGATATTTTTTTGAACATTTTCCAAAGTGACAGGCGTGGTTTGAACTTTAAATTCTGCACTTCGGCGACTAATGATTTTTTCTAGCGCTTCCTTTTCATCACCCAGAGCTTTGAGGGAGGTGAGATGATCTTCCAACTTCTTTTGGCCAGGGCCTTTTAACGTCTGAACCGAGATTTGTCCGACCAAATTTGTGTACTCATCAAGCAGTTTTTGTGTTTCAGGGTCACTTTGGTTTCGCAACGTCGCTATCGCATTGGTCATGGCATCCAGTGCCCGCCCTTTGCGTTGCAAGATCAGGGTCATCGCAATTTCAAGCGCGGCTCTTTCACGTGGCGCTTGCTGAATATTTAAAGAAATGGTTCGGTCCTCAGCAATAACAAACGATTTCATGTACTGCTGTTTTTGGCGCTCAGAACCAGAAACCAAATTGCGCTCAAGGTTATGCTCAGCCGCATCGGCTCCCCGTATTCGGTAGGCAATGGACCGGGCAATGTCACCTTTGCCCAGGTATAAATCAGCCAGGAGGTTCAGACTGGAGATCATTTCCGGGTGATCAGGGCCAAGCGCTTTTTCCCGGATGGCCAGTGCTCGCTGAAGGAGCGGCTCAGCCTCCGCAAAATCTCTTCTTGCCAACATCACCAAATTTGCCAGATTCGTCAGATCAAGCGCCGTAACCGGGTGGCTGGGGCCATTCACCTTCTCGTGGCTGGCCAGGGCTCGTCGGGAGAGGGGTTCTGCCCGGAGATAATCGCGTTTGAATTGGTAAAGCAGAGACAAATTACTCAGAGATTCGGCGACATTAGGATGGTTTGGCCCCAATACTTTTTCCCGGATGGCCAGGGCTCGCTGATAGAACATCTCAGCCTTGTCCCAGTCTTTTCGGTCAAAATAAGTTGTACCCAGGTTGTTTAAACCGAAGGCAACCATGGTGTGCTCATTGCCAAAGATCTTCTCCCAAATCGCCAGGGCTCGTTGGTACAGCGACTCAGCCTGTTGATCATCACCCATCAGGCTGTACAGTCCAGCCAGGTTGTTGAGGGCAACCGCAACATTCGTATTCTCCGGACCACCTGTTTGTTCCAGGATCGCCAGAGATCGTTGAAAGAGTGGTTCGGCTTTTACATAGTCGCCTTTGTTCTTATAGAACGACGCCAGATTGTTGAGGGCAAAGGCGACCAGTTGGTGGTTCGGCCCCAAATTGTGCTCATTGATCGCCAACGCACGTTGATAGAGCGGTTCCGCTTTCGCATATTCGCCTTTGGCAAGATAGAGCGCTGCCAGATTGTTCAGCCCTGTGGCGATAGAACTGTGATTGGGGTCAAGCGATTTTTCCCAAATGGCATTGGTTCGAAGGCGCAGCGGTTCCGCTTTGGCGTACTCACCTTTTTCCAGATAGAGCAGGGACAGATTGTTCAGGACATCCGCCGTCTTTAAATGCTCAGGGCCAAAGATTTTCTCCTGGATTGCAAGACATTGCAGGTACAGCTTTTCCGCCTGATCGTAATTGTTTTTCTTTTTGTAGAGCGCGCCCAACAGGTTCAGGCTGGTTGCGGTCAGAGGGTGTTCCAGCCCAAACATACTTTCACTTTTCGTTCTGGCCTGCTGGGCAAAGGTCAATGCCTGATCATATTTCCCGCTTCGATAGAGTTGTTCGCCTGTGGTAAGCAGTTTTTCAATTTCCAGTTGAGCCCGGTCCTGCTCGGTCGCAGTTTTGATCGCTTCTGGCTTCAGTTCGTACTTGCCGGACGGTGCCGCTTTTTCCAAAGATTCAATTTCCAGGGTGTAACTCCCTGTCTGTTCTGCAATCCACGAGAGTGGTTCTTCGCCTTGGA
Above is a window of Acidobacteriota bacterium DNA encoding:
- a CDS encoding tetratricopeptide repeat protein encodes the protein MSHPHTVDKTLGLSWFLVLALVVNPFAVIVTLAQSIDPLEAGKTVERELKGGEKHRFSVQLSANDLLKLVVNQNGIDVVVRLLGPDGKTVQEVDNPNGIQGEEPLSWIAEQTGSYTLEIESLEKAAPSGKYELKPEAIKTATEQDRAQLEIEKLLTTGEQLYRSGKYDQALTFAQQARTKSESMFGLEHPLTATSLNLLGALYKKKNNYDQAEKLYLQCLAIQEKIFGPEHLKTADVLNNLSLLYLEKGEYAKAEPLRLRTNAIWEKSLDPNHSSIATGLNNLAALYLAKGEYAKAEPLYQRALAINEHNLGPNHQLVAFALNNLASFYKNKGDYVKAEPLFQRSLAILEQTGGPENTNVAVALNNLAGLYSLMGDDQQAESLYQRALAIWEKIFGNEHTMVAFGLNNLGTTYFDRKDWDKAEMFYQRALAIREKVLGPNHPNVAESLSNLSLLYQFKRDYLRAEPLSRRALASHEKVNGPSHPVTALDLTNLANLVMLARRDFAEAEPLLQRALAIREKALGPDHPEMISSLNLLADLYLGKGDIARSIAYRIRGADAAEHNLERNLVSGSERQKQQYMKSFVIAEDRTISLNIQQAPRERAALEIAMTLILQRKGRALDAMTNAIATLRNQSDPETQKLLDEYTNLVGQISVQTLKGPGQKKLEDHLTSLKALGDEKEALEKIISRRSAEFKVQTTPVTLENVQKNIPPDAALVEFVFYQPYLSRAKSPQLGVYVFDHKGSIQCADLGDAKHIEKAVSAFRKAVSNPKTNLAQDIKPIAQELDRLVMKPVRALSGKANHLLISPDGVLNLIPFAALMDEHGKFLIENYELTYLTSGRDLLKLAVNIEPHQPPLIIADPDYQDGAGPQTMGRRIGRLTRLIGTQVEGKQIKAIFPEARLKMRTDATEQDFKQVDRPALVHIATHGSFLEDAPQTSETTSFDQLDRNIEKATFNFEKERQANPLLRSMLFFAGANQGGTEDNDGVMTALEAAQLNLWGTKLVVLSACDTGLGDVKNGDGVYGLRRALVLAGSEAQMMSLWPVSDQGTRELMVDYYTRLKAGEGRSQALRNVQLKLLKNPRRQHPFYWASFIQSGEWTSL